A genome region from Bacteroides stercoris ATCC 43183 includes the following:
- the lgt gene encoding prolipoprotein diacylglyceryl transferase — protein sequence MLTLLSINWNPNPELFNLFGSLPIRYYGLLWVVGIALAYVIVHRQYHDRKIDEKTFEPLFFYCFFGILIGARLGHCLFYQPDYYLNHFWEMILPVKFLPDGGWKFTGYEGLASHGGTLGLIIALWMYCRKTKMHYMDVLDMIAVATPVTACCIRLANLMNSEIIGKPADVPWAFVFERVDMLPRHPAQLYEAIAYFIFFLGMVYLYRRGQKQQENKLKTDFSTTKAKSTAMQTDATLPYHRGFFFGLCLTEIFVFRFFIEFLKEDQVDFESAMTLNMGQWLSIPFILIGVYFMCFHGKKTAGK from the coding sequence ATGCTGACTCTCCTCTCTATCAACTGGAATCCCAACCCGGAACTGTTCAACCTTTTCGGCAGCCTTCCAATCCGGTATTACGGCCTGTTATGGGTGGTAGGTATTGCTCTTGCCTACGTAATAGTACACCGCCAATACCACGACCGGAAAATCGACGAAAAGACATTCGAACCGCTGTTCTTCTACTGCTTCTTCGGCATCCTGATAGGAGCGAGACTGGGGCACTGTCTGTTCTACCAGCCGGATTATTACCTGAATCACTTCTGGGAAATGATACTTCCCGTGAAGTTCCTGCCGGACGGCGGCTGGAAGTTTACCGGCTACGAAGGGCTTGCCAGTCACGGCGGTACGCTGGGACTGATTATCGCCCTCTGGATGTACTGCCGCAAAACCAAGATGCACTATATGGATGTGCTGGACATGATAGCCGTAGCCACACCTGTCACTGCCTGTTGCATCCGCCTTGCCAACCTGATGAACTCCGAGATTATCGGCAAGCCGGCCGATGTGCCCTGGGCTTTCGTCTTTGAACGGGTGGATATGCTACCCCGCCATCCGGCACAGCTCTACGAGGCAATCGCCTACTTCATCTTCTTCCTGGGCATGGTCTACTTGTACAGGCGCGGACAAAAGCAGCAGGAAAACAAGCTCAAAACGGACTTCAGCACCACCAAAGCCAAGTCCACCGCAATGCAAACCGACGCTACCCTACCCTATCACCGCGGTTTCTTCTTCGGCCTCTGCCTGACTGAAATATTCGTATTCCGCTTCTTCATCGAGTTTCTGAAAGAGGATCAGGTGGATTTTGAAAGCGCAATGACGCTGAATATGGGGCAATGGCTCAGCATTCCATTCATACTTATCGGAGTGTACTTCATGTGTTTCCATGGCAAGAAAACGGCAGGAAAATAA
- a CDS encoding ketopantoate reductase family protein, with the protein MKNNNLKYLIAGTGGVGGSIAAFLALAGKDVTCIARGGHLAALRENGLKLHSDLKGEHTLDVPAYTAEEYAALASSADAYKADVIFVCVKGYSVDSITELIRHAAHKDTVVIPILNVHGTGPRIQRLVPGVTVLDGCIYIVGFVSGKGEITQMGKIFRLVYGAHKDTIVSRETLAAIQRDLQESGIKADISPDINRDTFVKWSFISAMAVTGAYYDVPMGEVQKPGKVRDTFIGLSQESAALGRKLGIGFEEDIVAYNLKVIDKLAPESTASMQKDMARGHQSEVQGLLFDMIAAAEEQNIDIPTYRMVAEKFK; encoded by the coding sequence ATGAAAAATAACAACCTGAAGTATCTCATTGCAGGAACCGGCGGTGTAGGCGGTTCAATAGCCGCATTTCTCGCTCTCGCCGGAAAGGACGTCACCTGTATTGCCCGTGGCGGACATCTTGCCGCCTTACGTGAAAACGGATTGAAGTTACATTCCGATTTAAAAGGCGAGCATACATTGGACGTTCCGGCTTATACGGCAGAGGAATATGCCGCCCTCGCCTCTTCGGCGGACGCTTACAAGGCAGACGTTATTTTCGTATGCGTCAAAGGCTATTCCGTAGACTCCATTACGGAATTAATCAGGCACGCCGCACACAAGGACACGGTAGTAATCCCCATCCTGAACGTCCATGGCACAGGTCCGCGCATCCAGCGGCTGGTTCCCGGCGTCACGGTACTGGACGGCTGCATCTACATCGTAGGATTCGTATCCGGCAAAGGCGAAATCACGCAAATGGGCAAGATATTCCGGTTGGTTTACGGGGCACACAAAGACACCATTGTTTCCCGTGAAACATTGGCAGCCATACAGCGGGATTTGCAGGAAAGCGGCATCAAGGCCGACATATCTCCCGACATCAACCGCGACACCTTCGTCAAATGGTCTTTCATCTCGGCCATGGCCGTTACCGGAGCTTACTACGACGTGCCTATGGGCGAAGTGCAGAAGCCCGGCAAAGTACGCGACACCTTCATCGGGCTTTCGCAAGAAAGCGCGGCCTTGGGACGGAAACTGGGCATCGGGTTCGAGGAAGACATCGTAGCGTACAACCTCAAGGTAATCGACAAACTTGCCCCCGAAAGCACCGCTTCCATGCAAAAAGACATGGCGCGCGGCCACCAAAGCGAAGTGCAGGGATTGCTTTTCGACATGATTGCGGCAGCCGAAGAACAGAATATCGACATCCCTACATACAGAATGGTAGCGGAGAAATTCAAATAA
- a CDS encoding transposase family protein: MKPAQLLRAILPDVLIDNFDIVNFDKSADRFDIYLDEKKVQLKEDKINPDIISYGFGEYRTIQDYPIRGRATYLHVRKRKWLDKSSNEIFSYDWDLSEFDGTRLNSEFVSFLKEGD, from the coding sequence ATGAAACCCGCACAACTCCTTCGTGCCATCCTTCCGGATGTGCTTATAGACAACTTTGATATTGTCAATTTCGACAAGAGTGCTGACCGTTTTGATATTTATCTTGATGAAAAAAAAGTTCAACTAAAAGAAGATAAGATCAATCCGGATATCATATCCTATGGTTTTGGTGAGTATCGTACAATCCAAGACTATCCTATTCGTGGTCGCGCCACTTATCTCCATGTTCGTAAACGTAAATGGCTTGACAAATCTTCCAATGAAATCTTCAGTTATGACTGGGATTTATCCGAATTTGACGGTACACGGCTCAATTCTGAGTTCGTCTCTTTTTTAAAAGAAGGAGATTGA
- a CDS encoding toxin-antitoxin system YwqK family antitoxin, which translates to MDKKSRILKEKAMKKCVALISFLMFLPVMVQAQKEYPIEQVSAINVGDGRILFRDLKTEKPLNGDHRIIDGYHSAYIQAEFKDGFYNGKYGEYEYNKLKCDGTYKDGKKDGVFKMYDSEGRVQEEKSYKDGKLHGAHKTYFTTGKVEREVNYRNGKQDGKDMVYEWDGTLRRDHTYKDGKQVGKQFTFLKGTYELYETEYYNEYGMKDGEYSSMFTFGQPHILGHYKNDQKDGRWIEIAESGDTLSVKTYVNGREEGLHISYDRNTGARSREFYLKADRKDGLYREYNPGNGELVYEATYQHGRLHGKERRLIVTNRYDYWEISTYVNGRKTGLFESRYVKNDAVRETGEYLNGRRVGRWKMYDIDGKLEKEWEETKQYRDE; encoded by the coding sequence ATGGATAAAAAGAGTAGGATTTTGAAAGAAAAAGCTATGAAGAAATGTGTGGCATTGATTTCTTTTCTGATGTTTCTGCCTGTTATGGTACAGGCACAGAAGGAGTATCCGATTGAACAGGTATCGGCTATCAATGTGGGTGACGGACGTATTCTTTTTCGTGACCTGAAAACAGAAAAACCCTTGAACGGAGACCACCGCATCATAGACGGTTATCACTCTGCTTATATACAGGCTGAATTTAAGGACGGTTTTTACAACGGCAAGTATGGAGAGTATGAATACAACAAGCTGAAATGCGACGGTACATACAAGGACGGCAAGAAAGACGGCGTATTTAAGATGTACGATAGCGAGGGGCGTGTGCAGGAAGAGAAGTCCTATAAGGACGGCAAGCTGCACGGCGCCCATAAAACCTATTTTACTACCGGCAAGGTAGAGCGCGAGGTGAACTACCGCAACGGCAAGCAGGATGGAAAGGATATGGTTTATGAGTGGGACGGTACGTTGCGCAGGGACCATACTTATAAGGACGGTAAGCAGGTAGGCAAACAGTTTACTTTCCTGAAAGGGACGTACGAACTTTATGAGACGGAATATTATAATGAATACGGCATGAAAGACGGTGAATACTCCTCGATGTTCACTTTCGGGCAGCCGCATATTCTGGGGCATTATAAGAACGACCAAAAGGACGGCCGGTGGATTGAAATTGCCGAAAGTGGCGATACATTGTCAGTGAAGACCTACGTCAACGGCAGGGAAGAAGGACTGCATATATCGTATGACCGTAATACGGGCGCCCGCAGCCGTGAATTTTACCTGAAAGCCGACCGTAAGGACGGGCTTTATCGCGAATATAATCCTGGCAATGGAGAGCTTGTTTACGAAGCGACCTACCAACACGGCCGTCTGCATGGTAAGGAGCGCCGGCTGATTGTTACCAACCGTTATGATTATTGGGAAATATCCACTTATGTAAACGGGCGGAAAACCGGACTGTTCGAATCGCGTTACGTGAAGAACGACGCCGTTCGTGAAACGGGCGAATACCTCAACGGCAGACGTGTAGGCCGGTGGAAAATGTATGACATAGACGGTAAGCTGGAAAAAGAGTGGGAAGAAACAAAACAGTACCGGGATGAATGA
- the mutS gene encoding DNA mismatch repair protein MutS, translating to MHEDIVLTPMMKQFLELKAKHPDAVMLFRCGDFYETYSTDAVLASEILGITLTKRANGKGKTIEMAGFPHHALDTYLPKLIRAGKRVAICDQLEDPKLTKKLVKRGITELVTPGVSINDNILNYRENNFLAAVHFGKGACGVAFLDISTGEFLTAEGSFDHIDKLLNNFAPKEVLFERGRRGMFEGNFGSKFFTFELDDWVFTETTAREKLLKHFEVKNLKGFGVEHLKNGIIASGAILQYLIMTQHTQIGHITSLARIEEDKYVRLDKFTVRSLELMGSMNDGGSSLLDVIDKTISPMGARLLKRWMVFPLKDVKPINGRLDVVEYFFRKPEFKGVIEEQLHLIGDLERIISKVAVGRVSPREVVALKVALQAIEPIKEACMDADNASLNHIGGQLDICRSIRDRIEREINNDPPLLVNKGGVIKSGVNAELDELRRIAYSGKDYLLQIQQRESELTGIPSLKIGYNNVFGYYIEVRNVHKDKVPQEWIRKQTLVNAERYITQELKEYEEKILGAEDKILVLETQLYAELVQSLSEFIPAIQTDANQIARLDCLLSFATAARENNYIRPVISDDEVLEIHQGRHPVIEKQLPIGEKYVANDVMLDSSTQQIIIITGPNMAGKSALLRQTALITLMAQIGCFVPAESAHIGLVDKIFTRVGASDNISVGESTFMVEMNEAADILNNLSPRSLVLFDELGRGTSTYDGISIAWAIVEYIHEHPHAKARTLFATHYHELNEMEKSFKRIKNYNVSVKEIDNKVIFLRKLERGGSEHSFGIHVAKMAGMPKSIVKRAGDILKQLEKDNRQQGIAAKPMVEVGETLGGMQLSFFQLDDPVLCQIRDEILNLDVNNLTPLEALNKLNDIKRIVKGK from the coding sequence ATGCACGAAGATATTGTCCTTACCCCGATGATGAAGCAGTTTCTTGAGTTGAAGGCAAAGCACCCCGATGCGGTCATGCTGTTTCGTTGCGGCGACTTCTATGAAACTTATTCCACCGATGCCGTCCTGGCTTCTGAAATATTAGGCATTACCTTGACTAAGCGCGCCAACGGCAAGGGAAAAACGATTGAAATGGCAGGCTTTCCCCACCATGCGCTCGATACGTATCTGCCCAAACTGATACGTGCGGGCAAGCGCGTAGCCATTTGCGACCAGTTGGAAGATCCGAAGCTCACCAAGAAACTGGTGAAACGCGGTATCACCGAATTGGTAACGCCGGGCGTATCCATTAACGACAATATACTGAATTACCGTGAAAACAACTTCCTCGCCGCTGTTCATTTCGGTAAAGGCGCCTGCGGGGTGGCGTTTCTGGATATCTCCACCGGTGAGTTTCTGACCGCCGAAGGCTCCTTTGACCATATAGACAAACTGCTGAACAACTTCGCCCCGAAAGAGGTGCTGTTTGAGCGTGGCCGCCGGGGAATGTTCGAAGGCAATTTCGGCAGCAAGTTCTTTACGTTCGAGCTGGACGACTGGGTGTTTACGGAAACCACCGCCCGCGAAAAACTGCTGAAACACTTTGAAGTGAAAAACCTGAAGGGGTTCGGCGTGGAGCATCTCAAAAACGGTATCATCGCTTCGGGGGCTATCTTGCAGTACCTCATTATGACGCAGCATACGCAGATAGGGCATATCACTTCGCTGGCACGTATAGAGGAAGATAAGTACGTCCGTCTGGATAAGTTTACGGTGCGCAGCCTGGAGCTGATGGGCAGCATGAACGACGGCGGCAGCAGCTTGTTGGATGTGATAGATAAAACAATCAGCCCGATGGGGGCCCGCCTGCTGAAGCGTTGGATGGTATTCCCCCTGAAGGATGTGAAGCCCATTAACGGACGGCTGGACGTGGTGGAGTATTTCTTCCGGAAACCTGAGTTCAAGGGAGTGATTGAAGAGCAGTTGCACTTGATAGGCGACCTGGAACGCATTATCTCCAAAGTAGCCGTAGGACGTGTTTCTCCCCGCGAGGTAGTCGCTCTGAAAGTGGCCCTGCAGGCTATTGAACCGATTAAGGAAGCCTGTATGGATGCCGATAACGCCAGTCTGAACCATATCGGCGGACAACTGGACATCTGCCGTTCCATCCGCGACCGCATCGAAAGGGAAATCAACAACGACCCGCCGTTGCTTGTCAATAAAGGCGGTGTGATAAAATCCGGCGTGAATGCCGAATTGGACGAGCTGCGCCGGATAGCCTATTCCGGCAAGGACTATCTTTTGCAGATACAGCAGCGGGAGAGTGAGCTTACGGGCATTCCCAGCCTGAAAATCGGCTATAACAATGTGTTCGGTTACTATATCGAAGTGCGCAACGTGCACAAGGATAAAGTGCCGCAGGAGTGGATTCGCAAGCAGACACTGGTCAATGCCGAGCGTTACATTACGCAGGAATTGAAAGAATATGAGGAAAAGATACTCGGCGCCGAGGACAAGATACTGGTGCTGGAAACACAGCTTTATGCAGAGCTGGTGCAGTCCTTGAGCGAGTTTATTCCTGCCATTCAGACCGATGCAAACCAGATAGCCCGGCTGGACTGCCTGCTGTCTTTTGCCACCGCAGCCCGCGAAAACAATTATATCCGTCCCGTAATCTCCGACGACGAGGTGCTGGAGATACACCAGGGACGTCATCCGGTCATCGAGAAGCAGCTTCCGATAGGCGAGAAGTATGTAGCCAACGATGTGATGCTGGACAGCAGTACGCAGCAGATAATCATCATTACCGGTCCCAACATGGCGGGTAAGTCGGCATTGCTCCGTCAGACCGCCCTGATTACGCTTATGGCGCAAATCGGCTGTTTCGTTCCGGCGGAAAGCGCGCATATCGGTCTGGTGGACAAGATATTCACCCGTGTGGGAGCCAGCGACAACATCTCCGTGGGCGAGTCTACGTTTATGGTGGAGATGAACGAGGCGGCCGACATCCTGAATAACCTTTCTCCCCGCAGCCTGGTGCTTTTTGACGAGTTGGGGCGCGGTACTTCCACCTACGACGGCATCTCCATTGCCTGGGCCATTGTGGAGTATATCCACGAACATCCGCATGCCAAGGCGCGTACGCTCTTTGCCACGCACTACCATGAACTGAACGAAATGGAGAAATCCTTCAAGCGCATCAAGAACTATAATGTATCGGTGAAGGAAATCGACAATAAGGTCATTTTCCTGCGCAAACTGGAGCGCGGCGGCAGCGAGCATTCCTTCGGTATCCATGTAGCCAAAATGGCGGGTATGCCCAAAAGTATCGTGAAACGCGCCGGTGATATATTGAAACAGCTTGAAAAGGACAACCGCCAGCAAGGCATCGCGGCCAAGCCGATGGTTGAAGTGGGAGAGACGCTCGGCGGCATGCAGCTCAGTTTCTTCCAGCTCGACGACCCGGTGTTGTGCCAGATACGCGACGAGATACTGAACCTGGATGTGAACAACCTGACACCGCTCGAAGCGCTGAACAAGCTGAATGACATCAAGCGGATAGTCAAAGGAAAGTAA
- a CDS encoding transposase, which translates to MSISVLAERYGVKGQTLRKQYKEKISDYRNWDQLEHAHDYLLYPENIGEKLSLDETCLSNGDVYTILTNKAAKGRKGALVAIVRGVATDAVSGILRRLPHRKRLSVKTVTTDLSSAMMLTVRKVFPAAKLINDRFHVQQLMSEAVDQLRIRYRWKVLDAENQAIREHRQKKKETKSKAERERIGKWEPERMENGETLSQIVSRSKHIILKHWSKWNEQQKTRAAILFDKFPKLLEGYSLSMKLTDIFNKKSGLDEARLNLARWYNEVEKFDYMEFNKVLDTFSNHSTTIINYFEERLTNASAESFNAKIKAFRSQLRGVADLKFFMFRLARLYA; encoded by the coding sequence GTGAGCATCAGTGTGCTTGCGGAACGTTATGGCGTAAAAGGGCAGACTCTTCGTAAACAATACAAGGAGAAAATCAGTGATTACCGGAACTGGGATCAGCTCGAACATGCGCATGACTATCTCCTTTATCCTGAAAATATTGGAGAAAAGCTTTCTTTGGATGAAACTTGCCTGAGCAATGGAGATGTTTATACGATTCTGACCAATAAAGCAGCTAAAGGTCGTAAGGGTGCTTTAGTTGCAATAGTTCGTGGAGTGGCCACAGATGCGGTAAGCGGAATCTTGCGCAGGCTTCCGCACCGGAAACGGCTGTCTGTCAAGACTGTCACTACAGATTTATCTTCAGCCATGATGCTGACAGTCAGAAAGGTGTTTCCTGCCGCAAAGCTGATCAATGACCGTTTTCATGTACAGCAGCTCATGTCTGAAGCTGTTGACCAGTTAAGAATACGCTATCGGTGGAAAGTACTTGATGCGGAAAATCAGGCTATCAGGGAGCATCGCCAAAAGAAGAAAGAAACAAAGAGTAAGGCGGAAAGGGAAAGAATAGGGAAATGGGAACCTGAAAGAATGGAGAACGGAGAAACCCTGTCACAGATAGTAAGCAGAAGCAAGCACATTATACTGAAACACTGGAGCAAATGGAATGAACAGCAAAAGACCAGGGCTGCCATTCTCTTTGATAAATTCCCCAAGCTTCTGGAAGGATACAGCCTTAGCATGAAACTGACAGACATCTTCAACAAGAAGTCAGGTCTCGATGAAGCAAGGCTAAATCTCGCAAGATGGTACAATGAAGTGGAAAAGTTTGACTATATGGAGTTCAACAAGGTACTTGATACGTTTTCAAACCATAGTACGACCATCATAAATTATTTTGAAGAACGATTGACAAATGCTTCAGCGGAGTCGTTCAATGCTAAAATCAAAGCTTTTCGAAGCCAGTTAAGAGGGGTGGCTGATCTGAAATTCTTCATGTTCAGACTGGCTAGGCTATACGCTTAA
- a CDS encoding tetratricopeptide repeat protein, which yields MRYKHIISVVLWSMFLVACGPNRRVALAEKLMAEKETDSAIAVMQEIKEPQNNLTDRDYALYALLLSEAMHRKQQLNAETDTLLLPAIKYFSESGDSLYAERALYCKAHLDRRLYRMKDAMQSFLKALLFLQGSGNDEQLYRVNTWLGVVCLNQEEYEGKMRYSKEALKAALRMDNLFYKNLALCDIATGYYFLNRLDSALYYAQAVYDAAIADSLPSQLPHVYTDLGSIYAKMGENGKALEYIDKAIGLRPRKDTLAILGLYADKVDLFGKLGQYDSAYHYFRKVVASPNLATQADAYNHMSGAYYKMGRCNEAYSLLLRFTELADSVRKQRHTAEVIALQELYKHEQLSVENLYWRTQAAERQSNVYLMATLSLLSLWIASTIYFFYWRNRRRLVEQQHQLASQQEELHHQRQVTTENLQRMAEMEQKEARLKETFFRRLNQRIVQEIEKGSNILLSDDDWEDIVQNADIIFDNFTRRLQQHYPALNKEDLRYCCMVKMQLSQLEMSQIMHLEKDSVKKRLKRIRMEKMKADSGVTLEELLRRF from the coding sequence ATGAGGTATAAACATATAATTTCGGTTGTTTTGTGGAGTATGTTTCTGGTAGCGTGCGGTCCCAACCGCCGGGTAGCGCTGGCGGAAAAACTGATGGCGGAGAAAGAGACGGACAGTGCTATCGCCGTGATGCAGGAAATCAAAGAGCCGCAGAACAACCTTACCGACCGCGACTATGCGCTCTACGCTTTATTATTGTCCGAAGCCATGCACCGGAAACAGCAGTTGAATGCGGAAACCGATACATTGCTGCTGCCGGCCATCAAATACTTCAGTGAGTCGGGAGATTCTCTGTATGCCGAACGGGCGTTGTACTGCAAAGCGCATCTGGACAGGCGGCTGTACCGCATGAAGGATGCCATGCAGTCTTTTCTGAAAGCCTTGCTTTTCCTGCAGGGAAGCGGCAATGACGAGCAGCTCTACAGGGTCAATACATGGCTGGGAGTCGTCTGCCTGAACCAGGAAGAGTATGAGGGCAAGATGCGCTATTCCAAAGAGGCGTTGAAGGCGGCGTTGAGGATGGACAATCTGTTTTACAAGAACCTGGCGTTGTGCGATATCGCCACCGGCTATTACTTTCTGAACAGGCTGGACAGCGCCCTTTATTATGCACAGGCCGTCTATGATGCGGCAATAGCGGATTCCCTGCCGTCGCAATTACCTCATGTATATACCGATTTGGGCAGTATCTATGCCAAAATGGGAGAGAACGGAAAGGCACTGGAGTATATAGACAAAGCTATCGGGTTGCGTCCCCGTAAAGATACCCTTGCCATTCTCGGCCTGTATGCCGATAAGGTGGATTTGTTCGGGAAGCTGGGGCAGTATGACTCCGCTTATCATTATTTCCGGAAAGTCGTTGCCAGCCCGAATTTGGCAACACAGGCAGATGCCTATAACCATATGTCCGGAGCGTATTATAAAATGGGACGGTGCAATGAGGCATACTCTCTTCTGCTGCGTTTTACGGAACTGGCGGACAGCGTGAGGAAGCAACGCCATACGGCGGAAGTCATTGCGTTGCAGGAGCTTTACAAGCACGAGCAACTGTCCGTGGAGAACCTTTATTGGCGCACTCAGGCCGCCGAAAGGCAGAGCAATGTATATCTGATGGCTACCTTGTCCCTATTGTCGCTGTGGATAGCAAGTACCATTTATTTCTTTTATTGGCGCAACCGCCGCCGGCTGGTGGAGCAGCAGCACCAGCTTGCCAGTCAGCAGGAAGAATTGCATCATCAGCGGCAAGTGACTACCGAGAACTTGCAGCGTATGGCCGAAATGGAGCAGAAGGAAGCCCGGCTGAAGGAGACTTTCTTCAGAAGGCTGAACCAGCGTATCGTTCAGGAGATAGAGAAGGGGAGCAATATCCTTCTTTCGGACGATGACTGGGAAGACATTGTGCAGAACGCGGACATTATTTTCGATAACTTCACCAGGCGGCTGCAACAACACTATCCTGCTTTGAATAAAGAGGATTTGCGCTACTGCTGTATGGTGAAGATGCAACTGTCACAACTGGAAATGTCGCAAATCATGCATCTGGAGAAAGATTCGGTAAAGAAGCGCCTGAAGCGTATTCGTATGGAGAAGATGAAAGCGGACAGCGGTGTGACGCTCGAGGAACTTTTGCGCCGGTTTTAG
- a CDS encoding virulence RhuM family protein: MEQQGEIVLYQPETTFKLEVRLENETVWLTQAQIAELFGTGRQAITKHLKNIFNSNELEENSVCSILELTAADGKTYKTKIYNLDAILSVGYRVNSKNATSFRCWANKILKEYLLRGYSINKRLNNIEQRINNDLPKHEQRIGQIEEKIDFFVRTALPPVEGIFFEGQIFDAYVFASNLIKSAQKTIVLIDNYIDENTLMILSKRNEKVEATVYTAKLTKQLQLDLQRHNAEYPAIAIHEYKQSHDRFLIIDSEVFHIGASLKDLGKKWFAFSKLHFSPQELIERMLTEIQK; the protein is encoded by the coding sequence ATGGAACAGCAAGGAGAAATAGTACTTTATCAGCCAGAAACAACCTTCAAGCTCGAAGTGCGATTAGAAAACGAAACAGTTTGGCTCACGCAAGCACAAATTGCAGAATTATTCGGTACCGGCAGACAAGCCATTACCAAACATCTGAAAAATATCTTCAACAGCAATGAATTGGAAGAAAATTCAGTATGTTCCATTTTGGAACTAACTGCTGCGGACGGCAAAACCTATAAAACCAAGATATATAATCTTGATGCGATTTTATCCGTAGGATATCGTGTCAATAGTAAAAATGCAACCTCTTTCAGATGTTGGGCAAACAAAATATTAAAAGAATACCTGCTGAGAGGATATTCGATTAATAAACGGCTAAACAACATCGAGCAAAGAATAAACAATGATTTACCGAAACACGAACAACGTATCGGGCAAATAGAAGAAAAAATAGATTTCTTTGTCCGTACCGCCCTTCCACCCGTAGAAGGTATCTTTTTTGAAGGACAAATCTTCGATGCCTATGTTTTCGCCTCTAATCTGATAAAATCAGCCCAAAAGACAATTGTTCTCATTGACAATTATATTGATGAAAATACCCTTATGATACTTAGTAAGAGAAATGAAAAAGTGGAAGCTACTGTATATACAGCCAAACTCACCAAACAGTTGCAATTGGACCTGCAACGACACAATGCTGAATATCCGGCAATAGCCATCCATGAATACAAGCAGTCTCATGACCGTTTCCTCATCATAGACTCCGAAGTTTTCCACATAGGGGCTTCCTTGAAAGATCTTGGAAAAAAATGGTTTGCTTTTTCAAAACTGCATTTCTCCCCGCAAGAGCTGATTGAGAGGATGCTGACAGAAATACAGAAATAA
- the ychF gene encoding redox-regulated ATPase YchF → MALKAGIVGLPNVGKSTLFNCLSSAKAQAANFPFCTIDAQMGQVSVPDERLTKLAEIVHPGRIVPAVCDIVDIAGLVKGASKGEGLGNQFLGNIRECDAIIHVLRCFDNGNIVHVDGSVDPVRDKEIIDTELQLKDLDTVENRIKRVEKIAKVGGDKMAKVEYELLLRYKDALEQGQSARTVIPQNDDEEQCAKQMFLLTTKPVLYVCNVDDTSAATGNQYVEQVREAIKDEDAQLIIISAQTEADIAELETYEEKQMFLEDLGLKESGCNRLIKAIYSLLNLETFITAGEMEVKAWTYRKGWKAPQCAGVIHTDFEKGFIRAEVIKYEDYIKYGSEAAVREAGKLGVEGKEYVVQDGDIMHFRFNV, encoded by the coding sequence ATGGCATTAAAAGCAGGTATAGTGGGACTGCCCAACGTAGGGAAATCCACTCTTTTCAACTGTCTGTCCAGTGCAAAGGCACAGGCGGCAAACTTTCCTTTTTGTACTATCGACGCCCAAATGGGTCAGGTATCCGTGCCTGACGAGCGACTGACCAAACTCGCCGAAATCGTTCATCCGGGACGCATCGTGCCCGCCGTATGCGACATTGTCGATATTGCCGGACTGGTGAAAGGCGCCAGCAAAGGTGAAGGACTGGGCAACCAGTTTCTGGGCAACATCCGCGAGTGCGACGCCATTATCCATGTGCTGCGTTGCTTCGACAACGGCAACATCGTACACGTGGACGGAAGCGTAGATCCGGTGCGCGACAAGGAAATCATCGATACCGAACTCCAGCTCAAGGACCTCGATACGGTAGAAAACCGCATCAAGCGTGTAGAGAAGATAGCCAAAGTTGGCGGAGATAAAATGGCGAAAGTAGAGTACGAACTCCTGCTCCGCTACAAAGACGCATTGGAACAGGGACAGAGCGCCCGCACCGTAATACCTCAGAACGATGACGAGGAGCAATGCGCCAAACAGATGTTCCTGCTCACCACGAAACCGGTACTCTACGTCTGCAACGTAGACGACACCAGCGCCGCCACCGGCAACCAATACGTAGAGCAGGTGCGCGAGGCCATCAAAGACGAAGATGCCCAGCTCATCATCATCTCCGCACAGACCGAAGCCGACATCGCCGAATTGGAAACTTACGAAGAAAAGCAGATGTTCCTCGAAGACCTCGGCCTGAAAGAAAGCGGTTGCAACCGGTTGATTAAAGCTATCTACAGCCTGCTGAACCTCGAAACCTTCATCACCGCCGGCGAAATGGAAGTAAAGGCATGGACCTACCGCAAAGGCTGGAAAGCCCCGCAATGCGCCGGTGTTATCCACACCGACTTCGAGAAAGGATTTATCCGTGCAGAAGTCATCAAGTACGAAGACTACATTAAGTATGGCAGTGAAGCCGCCGTGCGCGAAGCCGGAAAACTGGGCGTGGAAGGCAAGGAATACGTGGTGCAGGACGGAGACATCATGCACTTCCGCTTCAACGTATAA